One Fusobacterium ulcerans DNA segment encodes these proteins:
- a CDS encoding MATE family efflux transporter, which produces MDKTFYRNLLAITMPIAFQNIISYSVNMMDTLMLGSLGETVLSASSLAGQVFFLFSILVSGLGCGAGVLCSQYFGKRDLKNLRKIAAMVLKLAIGLSVIFTLILLICPAAVMKIFTPEAAVIEQGAKYLRVIAVSYICFGITTTFLIVLRSLQDVKLSLWIYTVSFFTNVFFNYVFIFGHFGFPRMGIVGAALGTVMARGVEVALVIIYLRKYEKVLKFKPIMLKLYDRILFKDMIKYGLPVIVGELFWGIGLSAHSAILGHMGEAVVAANSICNVLHQFALSFVQGVGSASAVIMGRYIGAGEFDMAKKASKALVKFFAVCGVITAAFLLSVSGPFFSFYSLQPATLKLAKHFMLAYAFITMFRAVSAPIIGGILWGSGDTRFAATIDISFLWCLLPIGFMAAFKWHWNPALVLVILRLETPLKMVACLIRLRGDKWIKSTVR; this is translated from the coding sequence TTGGATAAAACTTTTTATAGAAATCTTTTGGCAATAACTATGCCCATTGCATTTCAAAATATAATTTCATACAGTGTAAATATGATGGATACACTTATGCTGGGAAGCTTAGGAGAAACTGTGTTGTCAGCTTCAAGTCTGGCTGGACAGGTATTTTTTCTGTTCTCTATACTTGTATCTGGATTGGGATGTGGAGCAGGAGTTTTATGCAGTCAATATTTTGGAAAAAGAGATTTAAAAAATCTGAGAAAAATAGCAGCAATGGTATTAAAACTGGCAATAGGATTGAGTGTCATATTTACTTTGATACTTTTAATATGTCCAGCTGCGGTTATGAAAATATTTACTCCTGAAGCAGCAGTAATAGAACAGGGAGCAAAATATTTAAGGGTAATTGCTGTGTCATATATATGTTTTGGAATAACTACAACATTTTTAATAGTATTGAGAAGCCTGCAAGATGTAAAGCTTTCTCTTTGGATATATACAGTATCATTTTTTACAAATGTATTTTTTAACTATGTATTCATCTTTGGACATTTTGGATTTCCAAGAATGGGAATAGTTGGAGCTGCATTAGGAACAGTAATGGCAAGAGGTGTAGAAGTAGCTCTTGTGATAATATATTTGAGAAAATATGAGAAAGTTTTAAAATTCAAGCCTATAATGTTAAAGCTTTATGATCGTATATTGTTTAAAGATATGATAAAATATGGGCTTCCTGTAATAGTTGGAGAATTGTTCTGGGGAATAGGACTTTCAGCTCACTCGGCAATCTTAGGGCATATGGGAGAAGCTGTAGTAGCAGCTAACAGTATATGTAATGTACTGCATCAATTTGCTCTTTCCTTTGTACAGGGAGTAGGAAGTGCTTCAGCTGTAATTATGGGGAGATATATTGGAGCTGGAGAATTTGATATGGCTAAGAAAGCTTCAAAAGCTCTTGTAAAATTCTTTGCTGTATGCGGAGTAATAACTGCTGCATTTTTATTGAGTGTAAGCGGACCATTTTTCTCATTCTACAGCTTACAGCCAGCTACATTGAAACTAGCTAAACATTTTATGCTTGCGTATGCTTTTATTACTATGTTCAGAGCAGTATCAGCCCCTATTATAGGAGGAATATTGTGGGGAAGTGGAGATACAAGATTTGCAGCAACTATAGATATATCATTCCTATGGTGTCTGCTTCCAATAGGATTTATGGCAGCTTTTAAATGGCACTGGAATCCAGCTCTAGTTCTTGTTATATTGAGGCTTGAGACGCCATTGAAAATGGTAGCCTGTTTGATAAGACTTCGTGGAGATAAATGGATAAAATCAACAGTGAGATAG
- a CDS encoding GNAT family N-acetyltransferase has protein sequence MNFIIREYKNEDLDFIVEKHWDIYSTEYGYVKRSFYDYVKKTLEDFLAVTKFEREKIWIAEAEGKPIGAIALIIPDSDKPWEGQLRWFIVEKEYRKYGIGRALMDKLLEFAEKCEYKHIFLWTASNLGRALSFYNHQGFYETDRFLETEWCDEPIYEIKLEKDI, from the coding sequence ATGAATTTCATAATCAGAGAGTATAAAAATGAAGATCTGGATTTTATTGTTGAGAAGCATTGGGATATATATTCAACAGAGTATGGATATGTAAAAAGAAGTTTTTACGATTATGTAAAAAAAACTTTGGAGGATTTCCTTGCTGTAACAAAGTTTGAAAGAGAAAAAATCTGGATTGCTGAAGCAGAAGGAAAGCCAATTGGAGCAATAGCTTTGATTATACCTGATTCTGACAAGCCATGGGAAGGGCAGCTTCGTTGGTTTATTGTTGAAAAAGAATATAGAAAATATGGAATAGGCAGAGCATTGATGGATAAACTACTGGAGTTTGCTGAAAAATGTGAGTATAAACATATTTTCCTCTGGACAGCAAGTAACTTAGGCAGAGCATTATCATTCTATAATCATCAAGGATTTTATGAAACAGATAGATTTTTGGAAACTGAATGGTGTGATGAACCAATTTATGAAATTAAATTAGAGAAAGATATTTAA
- a CDS encoding ABC transporter ATP-binding protein encodes MEERERVLSIRDLDICFHTANGVVNAIRGVRLDLFKGETIAIVGESGSGKSVTVKAIMGILSGNGFINNGTIIFNYKNEKGEKITRDIIKLTPKEMQKHICGKRIAMVFQDPMTSLNPTMTIGKQIMEGMCYHYKVSKKDAYQKAVELLEEVGITEPEKRMKNYPHQLSGGMRQRVVIAIALACDPEILICDEPTTALDVTIQAKILELIKELQVKKNISVIYITHDLGVVAKVADYVAVMYAGKIIEKGSVDEIFYDPCHPYTWGLLSSMPDIETNEEVLYTIPGTPPNLLNKVPGDAFAVRNEYALNIDFRAEPPMFNVGGKHRVSSWLIHENAPKVEMPSSLKRRIEKMIKGAK; translated from the coding sequence ATGGAAGAGAGAGAAAGAGTATTATCAATTCGTGATTTAGATATTTGTTTTCATACAGCTAATGGAGTTGTGAACGCCATACGTGGTGTTCGTTTAGACTTGTTTAAAGGAGAGACTATTGCTATAGTTGGAGAATCAGGGTCAGGAAAGTCTGTAACTGTAAAGGCTATAATGGGAATCTTGAGCGGCAATGGATTTATTAATAATGGAACAATTATATTTAATTATAAAAATGAAAAGGGAGAAAAGATAACAAGAGATATTATTAAATTAACTCCCAAGGAAATGCAGAAACATATTTGTGGAAAACGTATTGCAATGGTGTTTCAAGATCCTATGACATCTCTGAATCCCACTATGACCATTGGAAAACAGATTATGGAGGGAATGTGCTATCACTATAAAGTTTCTAAGAAGGATGCTTACCAAAAAGCAGTTGAACTGCTAGAAGAAGTAGGAATTACTGAGCCTGAAAAGCGTATGAAAAATTATCCTCACCAGTTGTCTGGAGGTATGCGTCAACGGGTGGTTATAGCTATAGCTCTGGCTTGTGATCCAGAAATATTAATATGTGATGAACCAACTACAGCCTTGGATGTTACTATTCAGGCAAAAATACTGGAGCTGATAAAAGAGCTACAGGTTAAGAAAAATATCTCTGTAATATATATAACACATGACCTTGGAGTAGTGGCAAAAGTAGCAGATTATGTAGCAGTTATGTATGCTGGAAAGATAATAGAAAAGGGAAGTGTAGATGAAATATTCTATGACCCTTGTCATCCATATACATGGGGGCTTCTGTCTTCTATGCCTGATATAGAAACAAATGAAGAGGTACTGTATACTATTCCAGGAACTCCTCCAAATCTATTGAATAAAGTGCCAGGAGATGCTTTTGCAGTTCGTAATGAATATGCTTTAAATATAGATTTTAGAGCAGAACCTCCAATGTTCAATGTGGGAGGAAAGCATCGTGTATCATCATGGCTTATTCATGAAAATGCACCTAAGGTAGAAATGCCATCATCTTTAAAACGTCGTATAGAAAAAATGATAAAGGGGGCTAAATAG
- a CDS encoding dual specificity protein phosphatase family protein translates to MNTKTLKIKKMLPIIMIFFSFFILTNCSAQSINKTSDSKKWAVPIKVQGADNFYKVSETLFRSEQPTEDGMKNIEAFGIGTVISLRSRQKDVELAKNTELNLIHVSMRAWNPKYEDAVKVMYFLNPNNPETNKKPILIHCYHGADRTGMMVALYRMVYQNWEREEALNEMLNGGYGYHSMWKDIVTFIKTVDVEQLRKDSQIVN, encoded by the coding sequence ATGAATACTAAAACTCTAAAAATAAAAAAAATGCTGCCAATTATTATGATATTTTTTAGTTTTTTTATTTTAACTAATTGTTCAGCTCAATCAATAAATAAAACATCTGATTCAAAAAAATGGGCTGTTCCAATAAAAGTACAGGGAGCAGACAATTTTTATAAAGTTTCTGAAACCTTATTTCGTTCAGAACAACCTACAGAAGATGGGATGAAAAATATAGAAGCTTTTGGAATTGGAACTGTAATTTCTTTGCGTTCTAGACAAAAGGATGTGGAACTGGCTAAAAATACAGAATTAAATCTCATACATGTAAGTATGAGAGCATGGAATCCTAAATATGAAGATGCAGTAAAAGTGATGTATTTTTTAAATCCAAATAATCCAGAAACAAATAAGAAACCAATATTAATTCATTGCTATCATGGAGCAGATCGTACAGGAATGATGGTTGCCTTATATAGAATGGTCTATCAGAACTGGGAAAGAGAAGAAGCTCTAAATGAAATGCTGAATGGAGGATATGGCTACCATTCAATGTGGAAGGATATAGTTACTTTTATAAAAACAGTAGATGTAGAGCAGCTTAGAAAAGACAGCCAAATAGTAAATTAA
- the pgeF gene encoding peptidoglycan editing factor PgeF, which yields MFEDKGNHLIIKEFEDMGIGTIFTDITYGNAKQKTREELVKDFALGERKLVSGYQTHSKNIQIIKEIEKEYFENTDGFITDRKDVVIFTKYADCLPVYIYDPIKEVIGLVHSGWRGTLQEIALEAVKLMEENYGTDIKNVYFAFGIGIGQENYEVGQEFKDLFSEKFPSDIVAESFVEKNGKLYFDNQKFNHLNLIANGADKSKIITNGYCTFRDKRFQSFRRDKENSGRAGGFIYFK from the coding sequence ATGTTTGAAGATAAAGGAAATCATTTAATAATAAAAGAATTTGAAGATATGGGAATAGGAACTATATTTACAGATATAACTTATGGAAATGCAAAACAGAAAACACGTGAAGAACTTGTAAAAGATTTTGCCCTTGGAGAGAGAAAACTTGTATCTGGATATCAGACTCACAGTAAAAATATACAGATAATAAAGGAGATAGAGAAAGAATATTTTGAAAATACAGATGGATTTATAACAGACAGGAAAGATGTTGTTATATTTACCAAATATGCAGACTGTCTTCCTGTATATATCTATGATCCTATAAAGGAAGTCATAGGACTGGTACATTCTGGATGGAGAGGAACTCTTCAGGAAATAGCTCTGGAAGCTGTAAAATTAATGGAAGAAAATTATGGAACAGATATAAAAAATGTTTATTTTGCTTTTGGTATAGGTATTGGTCAGGAAAATTATGAAGTAGGACAGGAATTTAAAGATCTATTTTCAGAAAAGTTTCCATCTGATATAGTAGCAGAAAGTTTTGTAGAAAAAAATGGAAAACTGTATTTTGATAATCAGAAATTTAATCATTTAAATTTAATAGCAAATGGAGCGGACAAATCTAAAATAATAACAAATGGATATTGTACATTCAGGGATAAGAGATTCCAATCTTTCAGAAGAGATAAAGAAAATTCGGGAAGAGCAGGAGGCTTTATTTATTTTAAATGA
- the aroF gene encoding 3-deoxy-7-phosphoheptulonate synthase, whose translation MYIKTKKNIGEQEKEKIIEFLKSNGLGIIITEDEDILKIGVMGNKKNVDLDVLLSFDGVDEMVPIGKSYKFVSREFQKEDTVIDIKGRKIGGGNFMLMAGPCAVESRKSIFEIAERVKKSGAQALRGGAFKPRTSPYDFQGLGEEGLKYMKEAADKYDLLVVTEVMDTQDISLVSKYADILQVGARNMQNFSLLKMLGKCDKPILLKRGLSATMRDLLMAAEYIVAYGNTKIILCERGIRTFETITRNTVDINAIPLIKEKSHLPIIIDASHGTGRRNLVEPVTLAGVIAGADGAMVEVHENPECAISDGVQSLDFPGFEKLTENLKKVLEVKKNLV comes from the coding sequence ATGTATATAAAAACTAAAAAAAATATTGGTGAACAGGAAAAAGAAAAAATAATAGAATTTTTAAAAAGCAATGGATTAGGAATTATAATAACAGAAGATGAGGATATCCTGAAAATAGGAGTAATGGGAAATAAAAAAAATGTAGATCTAGATGTACTTCTGTCTTTTGATGGTGTTGATGAAATGGTTCCCATTGGAAAAAGCTATAAATTTGTCAGCAGGGAATTTCAAAAAGAAGATACTGTGATAGACATCAAAGGAAGAAAAATAGGTGGAGGAAACTTCATGCTTATGGCTGGTCCTTGTGCTGTTGAGAGCAGAAAATCAATATTTGAAATAGCTGAAAGAGTAAAAAAATCTGGAGCTCAGGCATTGAGAGGAGGAGCTTTTAAACCAAGAACATCTCCTTATGATTTTCAAGGTTTGGGAGAAGAGGGACTAAAATACATGAAAGAGGCAGCAGACAAGTACGACCTTTTAGTAGTAACAGAAGTAATGGATACTCAGGATATATCTCTTGTATCCAAATATGCTGATATACTTCAGGTAGGGGCAAGAAATATGCAGAACTTCAGCCTTCTTAAAATGCTGGGGAAATGTGATAAGCCTATACTTTTAAAGAGAGGGCTAAGTGCTACAATGAGAGATCTTCTTATGGCAGCAGAATATATAGTTGCATATGGAAATACAAAAATAATACTGTGTGAAAGAGGAATCAGAACCTTTGAAACAATAACTAGAAATACTGTGGATATAAATGCCATTCCTTTAATAAAAGAGAAATCACATCTTCCAATAATAATAGATGCAAGTCATGGAACAGGAAGAAGAAATCTTGTAGAGCCTGTAACATTGGCAGGAGTAATAGCTGGGGCAGATGGGGCAATGGTAGAAGTACATGAAAATCCAGAATGTGCAATTTCTGATGGAGTTCAATCATTAGATTTCCCTGGATTTGAAAAACTGACAGAAAATTTGAAAAAAGTTTTGGAAGTAAAGAAAAATCTCGTATAG
- a CDS encoding Smr/MutS family protein has translation MYNEIDLHQMNFDDALRVFITKYNALYKKGERKEIKVIHGYGSKFLDGEAVIRTKIRQFFSKNKDCVRMRIDLNPGVTYVMPLKNLPQPKKKKNGF, from the coding sequence ATGTATAATGAAATCGACCTTCATCAAATGAACTTTGATGATGCTTTGAGGGTTTTTATAACTAAATATAATGCTTTATACAAAAAAGGCGAAAGAAAAGAGATAAAAGTGATACATGGATACGGCTCGAAATTTTTAGATGGAGAAGCTGTAATAAGAACGAAAATAAGGCAGTTCTTCTCTAAAAATAAAGACTGTGTAAGAATGAGAATAGATTTGAATCCTGGAGTGACATATGTCATGCCGTTGAAAAATCTTCCACAGCCTAAAAAGAAAAAAAATGGATTTTAG
- a CDS encoding PTS-dependent dihydroxyacetone kinase phosphotransferase subunit DhaM: MVGIVVVAHNPKLSQEIINFCMELKNSDFMLENGGGLENDNGYGTCPEVITKAIRRANQGDGVVILCDLGSSVSNAETAKEKLKNEIRVEIVDAPIVEGTIVGVSSNHPKVNLETLVEFIKESKEFPKF; this comes from the coding sequence ATGGTAGGAATAGTAGTAGTTGCACATAATCCTAAACTTTCACAAGAGATAATCAATTTTTGTATGGAGCTTAAAAATAGTGATTTTATGCTGGAGAATGGTGGCGGACTAGAAAATGATAATGGGTATGGGACCTGTCCTGAAGTTATAACCAAAGCAATAAGAAGAGCTAATCAAGGTGATGGAGTAGTAATACTTTGCGATCTTGGAAGTTCAGTGAGCAATGCAGAAACAGCAAAAGAAAAACTAAAAAATGAAATAAGGGTAGAAATAGTGGATGCACCAATAGTGGAAGGAACAATAGTAGGAGTTTCTTCTAATCATCCAAAGGTAAATTTAGAGACATTAGTAGAATTTATAAAGGAATCAAAAGAGTTTCCAAAGTTTTAA
- a CDS encoding ABC transporter ATP-binding protein, with protein MERTPLLEVKNLKQYFKVSKKFTVKAVDGISFNIYPGETYGLVGESGSGKSTTGRSIIRLYEPTDGEVNFKGVKISGKLSLNQLQHLRTKMQMIFQDPMACLNPRMKVIDIIAQGLDIHKLYKNEKEREEKVYHILELVGLSHEHAMRYPHQFSGGQRQRIGIARALIMNPELIIADEAISALDVSIQAQVVNLMKELQKKTGAAYLFIAHDLSMVKYISDRIGVLHLGHLVETGTTEEIFSNPIHPYTKSLLSAIPLPDPRVEKTRIAMTYDYKSSGIDYTKGKQNHIDGQHYVLATDEELNQWTKK; from the coding sequence ATGGAAAGAACTCCTTTACTTGAGGTAAAAAATTTAAAACAATATTTTAAAGTAAGCAAAAAATTTACAGTAAAAGCTGTAGATGGAATATCATTTAATATTTATCCAGGAGAAACATATGGACTGGTTGGAGAATCAGGATCAGGAAAATCTACAACAGGACGTTCTATTATTCGTTTGTATGAACCGACAGATGGAGAGGTTAATTTCAAAGGAGTAAAAATCTCTGGAAAATTGTCACTGAATCAATTACAGCATCTTCGTACAAAAATGCAGATGATATTTCAAGACCCTATGGCTTGTTTAAATCCTAGAATGAAAGTAATAGATATTATTGCTCAGGGATTGGATATTCATAAACTCTATAAAAATGAAAAAGAGAGAGAGGAAAAAGTATATCATATTCTTGAACTGGTAGGGTTGTCTCATGAACATGCTATGAGATATCCACATCAATTTTCTGGAGGGCAGAGACAGCGTATAGGAATAGCGAGAGCTTTAATAATGAATCCTGAACTGATAATTGCAGACGAAGCTATCTCAGCACTGGATGTATCAATACAGGCTCAGGTAGTGAATCTGATGAAGGAGCTTCAAAAGAAAACAGGGGCAGCATATTTATTTATTGCTCATGATTTATCTATGGTAAAATATATTTCTGACAGAATAGGAGTGCTTCATTTAGGACATTTAGTGGAGACAGGAACAACTGAGGAAATATTCAGCAACCCTATACACCCATATACAAAAAGTCTTTTGTCAGCAATTCCATTGCCTGATCCGAGAGTGGAGAAGACAAGAATTGCAATGACTTATGACTACAAGAGCAGTGGAATAGATTACACAAAAGGAAAGCAGAATCACATAGATGGACAGCACTATGTATTGGCAACAGATGAAGAACTGAATCAATGGACTAAAAAATAA
- a CDS encoding MATE family efflux transporter, translating into MSNELESKNVSRLFFKFAVPSIVGMLIVSIQMMVDGIFIANTQGASGLAAINLSMPIILFTNSIALMIAAGGGVYCSIALGKGKFKRANEIMSFTLQIFVVFLGSISLLGFLFINGIIGILGATEILAPLVKAYLLTMLVLNIPYNIPIFTEGFIKIAGKPNLVFLSCMICLTGNVLMDYLFIIKLDMGVFGAALATSIANGTAGVVLMWNYFKNRSRLNIVKPNGSRILLGKILYNGSSEMLTMVSSALATFIFNYILIRRIGEIGVSALTIVFYVNTVVNICLFGLSQALQPIVSYNLGARRTEQIYKVMKTAFFTGGSIGFFFFFVMKFNSGPIIRVFSKDNVDLMALTGRALSFVVFQYLFSFVNVITSSFLTAVEKPMESAAVAMCRSLICVAGLLFILPIFLGEKGLWLALPLGELLCMTVSVPLLIVSYKKIKIRITKNLV; encoded by the coding sequence ATGAGTAATGAATTAGAAAGTAAAAATGTCAGCAGGCTGTTTTTTAAGTTTGCTGTTCCTAGTATAGTAGGAATGTTGATAGTATCTATACAAATGATGGTAGATGGTATATTTATAGCAAATACTCAGGGAGCTTCAGGACTTGCAGCAATTAATCTGTCTATGCCCATAATATTGTTTACCAACAGTATAGCCCTAATGATAGCAGCTGGTGGAGGAGTATACTGTTCAATTGCTTTAGGAAAAGGAAAATTTAAAAGAGCTAATGAGATAATGTCCTTTACTCTTCAAATATTTGTAGTGTTTTTAGGAAGCATATCTCTTTTAGGATTTCTTTTTATAAATGGAATAATAGGAATATTAGGAGCAACGGAAATTCTAGCACCATTAGTAAAAGCTTATCTTTTGACTATGCTGGTATTGAATATACCATATAATATACCAATATTTACAGAGGGATTTATAAAAATAGCTGGAAAGCCAAATCTTGTATTTTTAAGCTGTATGATATGTCTTACAGGAAATGTTTTAATGGACTATCTTTTCATAATAAAGTTGGATATGGGAGTATTTGGGGCAGCTCTTGCTACTTCTATAGCTAATGGAACTGCTGGAGTAGTTCTTATGTGGAATTATTTTAAAAACAGAAGCAGGCTTAATATAGTAAAACCTAATGGAAGCAGAATACTTTTAGGGAAAATATTATATAATGGAAGTTCTGAAATGCTGACAATGGTATCAAGTGCTCTTGCTACTTTTATCTTCAACTATATACTTATCAGAAGAATAGGAGAAATAGGAGTATCAGCCCTAACTATAGTTTTCTATGTGAATACAGTGGTAAATATATGCCTTTTTGGATTATCTCAGGCACTTCAGCCAATAGTTTCCTACAATCTTGGAGCTAGAAGAACGGAACAGATATACAAGGTAATGAAAACAGCTTTCTTTACTGGAGGGAGTATAGGATTTTTCTTTTTCTTTGTAATGAAATTCAACAGTGGCCCTATTATAAGAGTATTTTCAAAAGATAATGTTGATTTGATGGCTCTGACAGGAAGAGCTTTGAGTTTTGTAGTATTTCAATATCTGTTTTCATTTGTGAATGTTATAACCAGCTCATTTTTAACTGCTGTAGAAAAACCTATGGAATCAGCAGCTGTGGCAATGTGTCGTTCTCTTATATGTGTAGCAGGGCTCCTTTTCATATTGCCTATATTTTTGGGAGAAAAGGGATTGTGGCTGGCTCTTCCTCTGGGAGAACTTTTGTGCATGACTGTGAGTGTACCTCTTTTGATAGTATCATATAAGAAAATAAAAATAAGAATAACTAAAAATCTAGTATAG
- a CDS encoding carbon-nitrogen hydrolase family protein: MKDLNNKCKIAVVQAAPIMFDKQLCTEKTIKFIEEAAEKQSELIVFPELFIPGYPYGMTFGFTVGSRNAEGRKDWKMYYDNSILVPGEETKAIGEAAKKANAYVSIGVSERDPVSATLYNTNLFFSPDGELVAVHRKLKPTGAERVVWGDADKGYFPVVDTPWGTMGSLICWESYMPLARVALYEKGVTLYISPNTNDNEEWQATIRHIAIEGHCYFINCDMYFTKDMYPDDLHCPDEIAKLSDTVCRGGSCIVDPYGHYVTDPVWDKEEIIYAELDMEKVPMSRMEFDACGHYSRPDVLELKIKE; encoded by the coding sequence ATGAAAGATTTAAATAACAAGTGTAAAATCGCTGTTGTGCAGGCTGCTCCAATAATGTTTGATAAACAGCTTTGTACTGAAAAAACTATCAAGTTTATTGAAGAAGCTGCTGAAAAACAAAGCGAATTAATTGTATTTCCAGAGCTGTTTATTCCTGGATATCCATATGGAATGACTTTTGGTTTTACTGTAGGAAGCCGTAATGCTGAAGGTCGTAAAGACTGGAAAATGTATTATGACAATTCTATCTTAGTCCCTGGTGAAGAAACAAAAGCTATAGGAGAAGCTGCCAAAAAAGCTAATGCCTATGTGAGTATTGGAGTTTCTGAACGTGACCCTGTTAGTGCTACACTTTATAATACAAATCTATTTTTCTCGCCAGATGGAGAACTAGTCGCTGTCCATAGAAAATTAAAACCTACTGGTGCTGAACGTGTTGTTTGGGGAGATGCTGACAAAGGATATTTCCCAGTAGTTGATACTCCTTGGGGAACAATGGGAAGCCTTATCTGTTGGGAAAGCTATATGCCTTTAGCAAGAGTTGCCCTATATGAGAAAGGTGTTACTCTGTATATTTCCCCTAACACTAATGATAATGAAGAATGGCAGGCAACTATTCGTCACATAGCTATTGAAGGTCACTGCTACTTCATCAACTGCGATATGTACTTTACAAAAGATATGTATCCTGATGATTTACACTGTCCAGATGAAATTGCAAAACTTTCTGATACTGTATGCCGTGGTGGAAGCTGCATAGTTGATCCTTATGGACATTATGTAACTGATCCTGTTTGGGATAAAGAAGAAATTATTTATGCAGAACTGGATATGGAAAAAGTTCCTATGAGCCGTATGGAATTTGATGCCTGTGGGCACTATTCTAGACCTGATGTGCTTGAATTAAAAATTAAAGAATAA
- a CDS encoding LexA family transcriptional regulator yields MDFKTFLRFKREELGYSQNKLAKTIGITQSYYNTIERGEVRNPPSEEILDKMIAILQLSDKEAADFKYLAAIEKTPPLILEELKRLEKQKDAPPKADIYELKNFDNYIPLYSRISAGIGVFTEEGPVDFISIPGIRNIDTLFAVNVKGDSMEPTIKNSSIILCRKGVEVRNGEIGAFIVNGESYVKRLKITANYIALISDNPNYQPIYIGPGEEFSVIGKVLKVVNDIQ; encoded by the coding sequence ATGGACTTTAAAACCTTTTTGAGATTCAAAAGAGAGGAACTTGGTTACAGCCAAAATAAGTTAGCCAAAACAATAGGAATTACTCAATCGTATTATAATACAATTGAAAGAGGAGAGGTAAGAAATCCACCTAGTGAAGAGATACTTGATAAGATGATTGCAATACTACAGCTTAGTGATAAGGAAGCTGCTGATTTTAAATATCTGGCAGCTATTGAGAAAACTCCTCCCCTTATATTAGAAGAGCTTAAAAGACTAGAAAAACAAAAAGACGCTCCACCAAAGGCTGATATTTATGAATTAAAAAATTTCGACAACTATATTCCTCTTTATTCAAGAATAAGTGCTGGAATAGGAGTATTTACTGAAGAAGGGCCTGTGGACTTTATCTCTATCCCAGGAATAAGAAATATTGATACTCTTTTTGCTGTTAATGTGAAAGGAGATTCTATGGAGCCTACTATTAAAAATTCTTCTATAATACTTTGCAGAAAAGGAGTAGAAGTTAGAAATGGTGAAATAGGAGCTTTTATAGTAAATGGAGAATCATATGTAAAAAGATTAAAAATAACTGCAAATTATATTGCACTTATTAGTGATAATCCTAATTATCAACCTATTTATATTGGACCTGGTGAAGAGTTTAGCGTTATAGGGAAAGTATTAAAAGTTGTAAATGATATTCAATAA